Proteins from a genomic interval of Bradyrhizobium sp. CCBAU 53340:
- a CDS encoding DUF6065 family protein — MSEDKLTIKFRCPRALEGLLPNPVPASLGLPGWLKAMPTKAFSALNLQEEQTVKRCPPFVDAMTSGFLIPLICDLRVEDGQITWDNDLPTGEINFPRSPISFHDPGQVTGTPLFDEDRFVVKFHNLWTIEAPAGYALYFTHPINRFDLPFTTLSGIVDCDRYIDNWIHFPANWHDTNFHGVLPKGTPIAQCIPVRRESWTSEVSAFTAEDTRRMHELQDTLRREPDLYRRQFRV; from the coding sequence ATGTCCGAAGATAAGCTGACAATAAAATTCCGCTGCCCCCGGGCGCTTGAAGGTTTGCTGCCGAATCCTGTTCCCGCGAGCCTCGGCCTTCCCGGCTGGCTCAAAGCGATGCCGACAAAGGCCTTCAGCGCGCTAAATCTCCAGGAAGAGCAGACCGTAAAGCGCTGTCCACCCTTCGTCGACGCTATGACAAGCGGCTTTCTCATTCCGCTGATCTGCGATTTGCGGGTGGAGGATGGCCAGATTACATGGGACAACGACTTGCCGACAGGCGAGATCAATTTTCCACGCTCGCCGATTAGCTTCCATGATCCTGGCCAGGTTACGGGCACGCCGCTGTTCGACGAAGATCGCTTCGTTGTCAAGTTCCACAATCTCTGGACGATTGAAGCCCCGGCAGGCTACGCGCTCTACTTCACGCACCCCATCAACCGGTTCGACCTGCCTTTCACGACGCTCAGCGGTATCGTCGATTGTGACCGTTACATCGACAACTGGATCCATTTTCCCGCGAACTGGCATGATACGAACTTCCACGGCGTGCTTCCGAAGGGAACGCCGATAGCCCAGTGCATTCCTGTTAGGCGGGAGAGTTGGACAAGCGAGGTGTCAGCCTTCACCGCGGAAGACACACGCCGGATGCATGAGTTGCAGGACACACTCCGACGCGAGCCGGATTTGTACCGACGGCAGTTCAGGGTCTAG
- a CDS encoding DUF2306 domain-containing protein, translating into MIVLATVVAAYSLRYYGALGNVWVSIDPKIKAVILQAPLPALIHMLIAPVALTLGPLQFYPGLRERHPTWHRWSGRLYVLACVTGGAGALATALFASGGWVAGLGFGLLALLWVGTTTAAWISAVRRKFEWHRLLMRFSYAMTFGAVVLRLQIPVGYLLGYDSYSSMSPVLAFTSWIPNVLIVALYSMQEARWRSQSSGPASAYEPTV; encoded by the coding sequence ATGATCGTGCTCGCCACAGTCGTCGCCGCGTATTCCTTGCGATACTACGGCGCGCTGGGAAACGTGTGGGTCAGTATCGATCCAAAGATCAAGGCGGTCATATTGCAGGCGCCACTACCAGCTCTGATCCATATGCTCATCGCCCCTGTCGCATTGACCCTCGGTCCGCTCCAGTTTTACCCGGGGCTACGCGAGCGCCATCCGACGTGGCATCGATGGTCAGGTCGGCTTTACGTCCTGGCGTGCGTGACGGGTGGAGCAGGCGCGTTGGCTACGGCACTGTTTGCTTCGGGCGGATGGGTCGCGGGTCTCGGCTTCGGACTTCTCGCTTTATTGTGGGTCGGAACGACCACGGCTGCCTGGATCTCGGCAGTACGGAGAAAGTTTGAGTGGCACCGGCTGCTCATGCGGTTCAGCTATGCGATGACCTTCGGAGCCGTTGTCCTTCGCTTGCAGATTCCAGTCGGCTATCTGTTGGGCTATGACAGCTACTCCAGCATGTCGCCGGTTCTGGCGTTTACTTCGTGGATACCCAATGTCCTAATCGTCGCGCTGTATTCGATGCAAGAAGCGCGGTGGCGTTCTCAGTCATCGGGGCCTGCGTCCGCTTATGAGCCTACGGTCTAG
- a CDS encoding tetratricopeptide repeat protein, which translates to MLALRAKQFGQAKQLASEVLKSNRTDRNAVLILAHALIGQDHADEAVGPLERAARRTGDAEIETLLGAALCAARRQADGILQLRRTVARRPCYLPAFQELAGQLAKAGHLDEAISIIEEGLALAPDSIELTLDLGRLWIQNHDSARARAALVRARDAAPGRPDVLTELGRVLIIDGDYSSAAEAYRHALALRPDDLLSRANLATCLLEMGDRNRGEAALRSILRGRPQMLGRVAFTLATTSHGRFFFRPSEAASFLERNES; encoded by the coding sequence ATGCTGGCGTTGCGGGCGAAGCAATTCGGCCAGGCGAAGCAGCTGGCCAGCGAGGTTCTGAAATCGAACCGGACGGACCGCAATGCGGTCCTCATCCTCGCACACGCCCTGATCGGGCAAGATCACGCGGATGAAGCGGTTGGACCGCTGGAACGGGCCGCGCGACGTACCGGGGATGCGGAAATCGAGACTTTGCTTGGCGCGGCACTTTGCGCCGCGAGGCGGCAGGCGGACGGCATCCTTCAGTTGCGCCGAACCGTCGCCCGGCGGCCTTGTTATCTCCCGGCTTTCCAGGAGCTGGCGGGGCAGCTCGCCAAGGCGGGACATCTCGATGAAGCAATCAGCATTATTGAGGAAGGCCTCGCGCTGGCGCCCGATAGCATAGAGCTGACCCTCGATCTCGGACGTTTGTGGATCCAGAACCATGACAGCGCAAGGGCACGCGCGGCGCTGGTGCGCGCACGCGACGCCGCTCCAGGACGGCCGGACGTCTTGACTGAGCTCGGTCGGGTTCTGATCATTGACGGAGACTATTCCAGCGCCGCTGAGGCGTATCGGCATGCACTGGCCCTACGTCCTGACGACCTGCTTTCGCGCGCCAATCTCGCAACATGCCTGCTCGAGATGGGGGACCGCAACCGCGGCGAAGCGGCGCTGCGCTCCATCCTGCGCGGCCGACCCCAGATGCTGGGCCGTGTCGCCTTCACGCTCGCCACAACGTCTCACGGCCGCTTCTTCTTCCGACCGAGCGAGGCCGCGAGCTTCCTGGAGAGAAACGAGAGCTAG